From a region of the Betta splendens chromosome 5, fBetSpl5.4, whole genome shotgun sequence genome:
- the LOC114855614 gene encoding elastase-1-like isoform X1, which produces MWRGVLISVPLRLSAGAAGASEQLHGAPRCCWKSGGRRRGGVSHLVALAGVAPVQQRRVLSAFLWRNPDQQRLGDDCSSVCVQLLHSHSSFRVVLGDLILHSGHGTEQYRNVAKFYVHPEWNFNSISSGFDIALLRLSSEASVTAYVKPAPLPPFGEVLPHGSPCYITGYGSTSTGGGGVSRMRQAHLPVVDHQTCTSSGWWGSTVKTTMICAGGGAASGCDGDFGGPLSCKVNNVWYVHGVASFVSGMGCNAPQKPTVFTRVSAYITWINTVMSNP; this is translated from the exons ATGTGGAGGGGTGTTTTGATCAGCGTCCCCCTGCGTCTCAGCGCCGGCGCAGCTGGAGCCTCAGAGCAGCTACACGGAGCTccgcgctgctgctggaagaGTGGTGGGAGGCGACGAGGTGGCGTCTCACACCTCGTGGCCTTGGCAG GTGTCGCTCCAGTACAACAAAGACGGGTCCTTTCAGCATTTCTGTGGAGGAACCCTGATCAGCAAAGGTTGGGTGATGACTGCAGCTCGGTGTgtgtacag CTGCTCCACAGTCACAGCTCCTTCCGCGTGGTCCTCGGGGATCTAATTCTGCACTCGGGACACGGCACGGAGCAGTACAGGAATGTGGCCAAGTTTTACGTCCACCCTGAATGGAACTTTAACAGCATCTCCTCTGG CTTCGACATCGCCTTGTTGCGCCTGTCTTCCGAGGCGAGCGTGACCGCGTACGTGaagccggcgccgctgccgccgtTCGGCGAGGTCCTGCCCCACGGCAGCCCCTGCTACATCACCGGATACGGGAGCACCTCCA CCGGTGGCGGCGGGGTGTCCAGGATGAGGCAGGCCCACCTCCCCGTGGTCGACCACCAGACCTGCACCAGCTCGGGCTGGTGGGGCAGCACCGTCAAGACCACCATGATCTGCGCCGGAGGGGGCGCGGCGTCCGGATGCGAC GGGGACTTTGGGGGTCCTCTGAGCTGTAAAGTGAATAACGTCTGGTACGTGCACGGCGTCGCCAGCTTTGTGTCGGGCATGGGCTGCAACGCTCCCCAGAAGCCCACAGTCTTCACCCGCGTCTCCGCCTACATCACGTGGATCAACACA GTCATGAGCAATCCTTGA
- the LOC114856315 gene encoding elastase-1-like translates to MLRCLVLTCLAALALAELQPQPRYLEAEERVVGGEVARPNSWPWQISLQYLSGGSYYHTCGGTLIRRGWVMTAAHCVDRSMTWRVVLGDHNINTQEGREQYMTVSRVYVHPNWNSNNVAAGYDIALLRLTSDATLNTYVQLATLPPANQILPNNNPCYITGWGRTQTGGQLSAQLKQAYLPVVDYQTCASSGWWGSTVKNTMVCAGGGSDSGCQGDSGGPLNCQVNGKYAVHGVTSFVSSSGCNAYRKPTVFTRVSAYISWMNGIMG, encoded by the exons ATGCTCCGGTGTCTCGTGTTGACCTGTCTCGCAGCCCTCG CGCTGGCCGAGCTGCAGCCCCAGCCCCGCTAcctggaggcggaggagcgcGTTGTGGGGGGGGAGGTGGCCAGACCCAACTCCTGGCCCTGGCAG ATCTCCCTTCAGTACCTGTCTGGTGGCAGCTACTACCACACGTGTGGAGGAACCCTGATCAGGAGGGGATGGGTCATGACTGCCGCTCACTGTGTGGACAG ATCCATGACCTGGCGTGTTGTTCTCGGGGATCACAACATCAACACCCAGGAGGGCAGGGAGCAGTACATGACCGTGAGCCGCGTCTACGTCCACCCCAACTGGAACAGCAACAACGTGGCTGCAGG ATATGACATCGCTCTGCTGCGTCTGACCTCTGACGCTACGCTCAACACCTACGTCCAGCTCGCCACCCTCCCTCCTGCCAACCAGATCCTGCCCAACAACAACCCCTGCTACATCACCGGATGGGGACGCACCCAGA CCGGGGGTCAGCTCTCCGCTCAGCTCAAGCAGGCCTACCTGCCTGTTGTGGACTACCAGACCTGCGCCAGCTCCGGATGGTGGGGCAGCACCGTGAAGAACACCATGGTCTGCGCCGGGGGCGGCAGCGACTCTGGCTGCCAG GGCGACTCCGGCGGCCCCCTGAACTGCCAGGTCAACGGCAAGTACGCCGTCCACGGTGTGACCAGCTTCGTGTCCTCCTCGGGCTGCAACGCTTACAGGAAGCCCACCGTCTTCACCCGCGTCTCCGCCTACATCAGCTGGATGAACGGC ATCATGGGCTGA
- the LOC114855614 gene encoding elastase-1-like isoform X2: MLVLVLLTALTATAPAQLEPQSSYTELRAAAGRVVGGDEVASHTSWPWQVSLQYNKDGSFQHFCGGTLISKGWVMTAARCVYSHSSFRVVLGDLILHSGHGTEQYRNVAKFYVHPEWNFNSISSGFDIALLRLSSEASVTAYVKPAPLPPFGEVLPHGSPCYITGYGSTSTGGGGVSRMRQAHLPVVDHQTCTSSGWWGSTVKTTMICAGGGAASGCDGDFGGPLSCKVNNVWYVHGVASFVSGMGCNAPQKPTVFTRVSAYITWINTVMSNP; encoded by the exons atgttggtgctggtgctgctcaccgCCCTCACAGCGACGG CGCCGGCGCAGCTGGAGCCTCAGAGCAGCTACACGGAGCTccgcgctgctgctggaagaGTGGTGGGAGGCGACGAGGTGGCGTCTCACACCTCGTGGCCTTGGCAG GTGTCGCTCCAGTACAACAAAGACGGGTCCTTTCAGCATTTCTGTGGAGGAACCCTGATCAGCAAAGGTTGGGTGATGACTGCAGCTCGGTGTgtgtacag TCACAGCTCCTTCCGCGTGGTCCTCGGGGATCTAATTCTGCACTCGGGACACGGCACGGAGCAGTACAGGAATGTGGCCAAGTTTTACGTCCACCCTGAATGGAACTTTAACAGCATCTCCTCTGG CTTCGACATCGCCTTGTTGCGCCTGTCTTCCGAGGCGAGCGTGACCGCGTACGTGaagccggcgccgctgccgccgtTCGGCGAGGTCCTGCCCCACGGCAGCCCCTGCTACATCACCGGATACGGGAGCACCTCCA CCGGTGGCGGCGGGGTGTCCAGGATGAGGCAGGCCCACCTCCCCGTGGTCGACCACCAGACCTGCACCAGCTCGGGCTGGTGGGGCAGCACCGTCAAGACCACCATGATCTGCGCCGGAGGGGGCGCGGCGTCCGGATGCGAC GGGGACTTTGGGGGTCCTCTGAGCTGTAAAGTGAATAACGTCTGGTACGTGCACGGCGTCGCCAGCTTTGTGTCGGGCATGGGCTGCAACGCTCCCCAGAAGCCCACAGTCTTCACCCGCGTCTCCGCCTACATCACGTGGATCAACACA GTCATGAGCAATCCTTGA